A stretch of Natronococcus sp. CG52 DNA encodes these proteins:
- a CDS encoding DHH family phosphoesterase: MRYRGGGAGETTLAVETSVETVRSLEPLVLSLLVVTVVALLLGGWWLVRWLRRPPGSRLQRLLGGHDEVAVLMHPNPDPDAMACAMGVAEIASSVETDATLQFPGEIRHQENRAFRTVLGLDLERIEATSELAADAIVLVDHNTARGFTGAQLVEPIAVVDHHPGNGTGTEFTDVRTDYGAASTIVVEYFEELGVTADSTGDGEDPELSSDLATGLLYGILSDTNHLTNGCSQAEFDACATLYDGVDEDLLDRIANPQVSDDVLQIKAYAITERRIEGPFAVCDVGTIANVDAIPQAADELMHLEGVTAVVVYGEYDGTLHLSGRSRDDRVHMGETLRHAVSDIPMANAGGHARMGGGQVSVDHMEGIGPSDGIDRAAFEDRLFSAMAGNR, translated from the coding sequence ATGCGATACCGGGGAGGCGGGGCTGGGGAGACCACGCTAGCCGTCGAAACCTCCGTGGAGACGGTCCGCTCCCTCGAGCCACTCGTCCTCTCGTTGCTCGTCGTGACCGTCGTCGCGCTCCTGCTCGGAGGCTGGTGGCTCGTACGGTGGCTTCGCCGACCGCCGGGGTCGCGACTGCAACGCCTCCTCGGCGGGCACGACGAAGTAGCCGTGTTGATGCATCCGAACCCCGATCCGGACGCGATGGCGTGTGCGATGGGCGTCGCCGAGATCGCGTCGTCGGTCGAGACCGACGCGACGCTGCAGTTTCCGGGCGAGATCCGCCACCAGGAGAATCGCGCGTTCCGGACCGTTCTCGGCCTCGACCTCGAGCGCATCGAGGCGACGTCGGAACTGGCCGCGGACGCGATCGTCCTCGTGGATCACAACACGGCGCGGGGCTTCACCGGCGCGCAACTCGTCGAACCGATCGCAGTCGTCGACCACCATCCCGGAAACGGGACCGGAACGGAGTTTACGGACGTCCGTACCGACTACGGGGCGGCCTCGACGATCGTCGTCGAGTACTTCGAGGAACTCGGCGTGACGGCCGACTCGACCGGGGACGGGGAGGATCCGGAGCTCTCTTCGGATCTCGCGACGGGACTGCTCTACGGGATCCTGTCGGACACGAACCACCTGACGAACGGCTGCTCACAGGCCGAGTTCGACGCCTGTGCGACCCTCTACGACGGCGTCGACGAGGATCTGCTCGATCGGATTGCCAACCCGCAGGTCAGCGACGACGTCCTGCAGATCAAAGCGTACGCGATTACGGAGCGGCGTATCGAGGGTCCCTTCGCCGTCTGCGACGTCGGGACCATCGCGAACGTCGACGCGATTCCCCAGGCCGCGGACGAACTGATGCACCTCGAGGGGGTCACGGCGGTCGTCGTCTACGGCGAGTACGACGGGACGCTTCATCTGTCGGGCCGGTCCCGCGACGACCGCGTTCACATGGGCGAGACGCTTCGCCACGCGGTCAGCGATATCCCGATGGCCAACGCGGGTGGCCACGCCCGAATGGGCGGGGGTCAGGTGTCGGTCGATCACATGGAGGGGATCGGTCCCTCCGACGGGATCGACAGGGCAGCGTTCGAGGATCGCCTCTTTTCGGCGATGGCCGGCAACCGATAA
- a CDS encoding SDR family oxidoreductase, producing the protein MRVAILGCGYVGLELGRQLTERGHDAIGVRRSDDGIARIDDAGFDAVRADITDAAALEAVPSVDALVFAASSGGRGADVARAIYVEGLRTAIEAFGERDEPPRRLVYTSSTSVHGDHDGDRVDEETPIEPTTEKTEVLAEAERIALEHPPEYGFAGTVARYAGLYGPERYRLERYLEGPVTEGYLNMVHRDDAAGAVRFLLEEDLARDEVVQVVDDEPVSKWAFADWLADEAGVEQPPKRTKAERLEDGELSEAARRRILTSKRCSNERLRDLGYEFAYPTFREGYRDAIAASDRI; encoded by the coding sequence ATGCGAGTTGCGATCCTCGGTTGCGGCTACGTCGGCCTCGAGCTCGGCCGGCAGCTCACGGAACGCGGTCACGACGCGATCGGCGTCCGCCGATCCGACGATGGTATCGCACGGATCGACGACGCGGGTTTCGACGCCGTTCGGGCCGACATCACCGACGCGGCGGCGCTCGAGGCCGTGCCGTCGGTCGACGCTCTCGTCTTCGCCGCCAGCAGCGGCGGCAGGGGGGCGGACGTCGCGCGTGCGATCTACGTCGAGGGACTTCGAACGGCGATCGAGGCGTTCGGCGAACGCGACGAGCCGCCCCGGCGGTTAGTCTACACCTCCTCGACGAGCGTTCACGGCGATCACGACGGCGACCGGGTCGACGAGGAAACGCCGATCGAACCCACCACCGAGAAGACCGAGGTGCTCGCGGAGGCCGAGCGGATCGCCCTCGAGCACCCGCCCGAGTACGGGTTCGCCGGTACCGTGGCGCGCTACGCCGGGCTGTACGGCCCCGAGCGCTACCGGCTCGAGCGCTACCTCGAGGGACCGGTCACGGAGGGCTACCTGAACATGGTCCACCGGGACGACGCCGCGGGCGCTGTTCGGTTCCTCCTCGAGGAAGACCTCGCTCGGGACGAAGTCGTCCAGGTGGTCGACGACGAACCGGTCTCGAAGTGGGCCTTCGCCGACTGGCTCGCCGACGAAGCGGGGGTCGAGCAGCCGCCGAAACGAACGAAAGCCGAGCGCCTCGAGGACGGCGAGCTCTCGGAGGCCGCTCGACGCCGAATCCTGACGAGCAAGCGGTGCTCGAACGAGCGGCTGCGCGACCTCGGCTACGAGTTCGCCTATCCGACCTTTCGCGAGGGGTATCGGGACGCGATCGCCGCCTCCGACCGGATATAG
- a CDS encoding HalOD1 output domain-containing protein, whose translation MRSTAQSANVSQNSQESFSYQSDPDQPLSEAIVSAIASAEDVDQLELADEYEPLYNAIDPTALDSLFHSSGSTGGSVGAVTFEYAGYRITVDQTGQVTLAS comes from the coding sequence ATGAGATCAACAGCCCAATCGGCGAACGTCTCTCAGAACTCTCAAGAATCGTTTTCGTACCAGTCCGACCCCGACCAGCCGCTCAGTGAAGCGATCGTCTCGGCCATTGCGTCGGCCGAAGACGTCGACCAGCTCGAGCTCGCCGACGAGTACGAACCGCTGTACAACGCGATCGATCCGACGGCGCTCGACTCGCTGTTTCACTCGTCCGGCTCGACCGGTGGATCGGTCGGCGCCGTCACGTTCGAGTACGCCGGCTACCGGATTACGGTCGACCAGACCGGACAGGTAACGCTCGCGTCGTAA
- a CDS encoding helix-turn-helix domain-containing protein, with protein sequence MTLIVEFELSTPILREAAAAASQLSIEQVYESETGATKLVFWATSRNFEAVESALETDSSVDEHTLLEKMAEKRLYSASLTEWGTERLTHPAAAANDIAFLEIAVTGDTQIRARVPSRDALLAYRESCRERDVPFRLQRIYHEPGPESGQYGLSDRQQEALLAALEAGYFDVPREATLSSIAGQLDISDQALSARLRRGQANLLRNTVTDDDPI encoded by the coding sequence ATGACTCTCATCGTCGAGTTCGAGCTCTCGACGCCCATCCTGCGTGAGGCGGCCGCAGCGGCTTCACAGCTCTCTATCGAGCAGGTCTACGAGTCGGAAACGGGTGCGACGAAGCTCGTCTTCTGGGCGACCAGTCGGAACTTCGAGGCGGTCGAATCGGCCCTCGAGACCGACAGCTCCGTCGACGAGCACACCCTGCTCGAGAAGATGGCCGAGAAGCGCCTGTACAGTGCGAGCCTGACCGAGTGGGGAACCGAGCGGCTGACCCATCCCGCGGCCGCGGCGAACGATATCGCGTTCCTCGAGATTGCCGTCACCGGCGACACCCAGATCCGCGCTCGCGTCCCGTCGCGCGACGCACTCCTCGCGTACCGCGAGAGCTGTCGCGAGCGAGACGTTCCGTTTCGACTGCAGCGGATCTACCACGAGCCAGGACCCGAGAGCGGTCAGTACGGCCTTTCCGACAGACAGCAAGAGGCCCTGCTGGCCGCGCTCGAGGCGGGCTACTTCGACGTCCCGCGCGAGGCGACGCTCTCCTCGATCGCCGGGCAGCTGGACATCTCGGATCAGGCGCTGTCGGCACGGCTCCGGCGCGGACAGGCCAACCTCCTGCGGAACACGGTGACGGACGACGACCCCATTTAA
- a CDS encoding HVO_0758 family zinc finger protein codes for MKSVRKALRDGELEKDTYDRLVCGQCEKPLKTENDPDQIKTVRICPDCTAEWKEIR; via the coding sequence ATGAAATCAGTCCGGAAGGCACTTCGCGACGGTGAACTCGAGAAGGACACCTACGATCGACTCGTCTGCGGCCAGTGTGAGAAACCGCTGAAAACTGAGAACGACCCGGATCAGATCAAAACGGTGCGGATCTGTCCCGACTGCACCGCGGAGTGGAAGGAAATCCGCTAG
- a CDS encoding tubulin/FtsZ family protein, whose product MKVALIGVGQAGGKVTERLARFDAKMGFGAVQGALAINSAEADLAGLEFVDTALIGADRVNGHGVGADNELGTEIMQSDSRQVIDALDGRITSSAEAIFVVAGLGGGTGSGGAPVLVHRLQRMYDVPVYALGILPGRNEGSLYQANAGRSLKTLLREADATLLIDNDAWHEQGESVEGAFETINRKIARRVGLLLASGEAVEGVGESVVDSSEVINTLRSGGVATLGYASAAAAEDSAENINTALTVSRQALLTGTSLPDATTADSALLIVAGELDAIPRKGVERARRWVEDETGSMQVRGGDFPLESDRLAAMVLLGGAERSERLEAFMERAREARTDDEPDEDPAEQFADDRLEDLF is encoded by the coding sequence ATGAAGGTTGCCCTGATTGGGGTCGGGCAGGCCGGTGGAAAGGTAACCGAGCGACTCGCTCGGTTTGATGCGAAGATGGGATTCGGTGCCGTGCAGGGTGCACTGGCGATCAACTCCGCGGAGGCCGATCTCGCGGGACTCGAGTTCGTCGACACCGCGTTGATCGGCGCCGACCGCGTGAACGGCCACGGCGTCGGTGCCGACAACGAACTCGGGACCGAAATCATGCAGTCCGACAGCCGGCAGGTGATCGACGCCCTCGACGGTCGGATCACCTCGAGCGCCGAGGCCATCTTCGTCGTCGCGGGACTCGGCGGCGGCACCGGAAGCGGGGGCGCACCGGTCCTCGTTCACCGCCTCCAGCGGATGTACGACGTCCCCGTTTACGCGCTCGGAATCCTGCCGGGACGGAACGAAGGGTCGCTCTACCAGGCCAACGCCGGACGGTCGCTGAAGACGCTCCTGCGGGAGGCCGACGCGACCCTGCTGATCGACAACGACGCCTGGCACGAACAGGGCGAAAGCGTGGAGGGTGCGTTCGAGACGATCAACCGCAAAATCGCCCGGCGAGTCGGACTGCTTCTCGCTTCGGGGGAAGCCGTCGAGGGGGTCGGAGAAAGCGTGGTCGACTCGAGCGAAGTTATCAACACCCTTCGATCGGGCGGCGTCGCGACGCTCGGCTACGCCAGCGCGGCCGCAGCCGAGGACAGCGCGGAGAACATCAACACCGCCCTCACCGTCTCCCGACAGGCACTGCTTACCGGGACCAGTTTGCCGGACGCGACGACGGCCGACTCCGCCCTGCTGATCGTCGCCGGCGAGCTCGATGCGATCCCCCGGAAGGGCGTCGAGCGGGCCCGGCGGTGGGTCGAGGACGAGACCGGAAGCATGCAGGTTCGCGGCGGCGACTTCCCGCTCGAGAGCGACCGACTCGCCGCAATGGTCCTGCTCGGGGGTGCCGAACGTTCCGAGCGACTCGAGGCGTTCATGGAACGCGCTCGCGAGGCCCGGACGGACGACGAACCGGACGAGGACCCAGCCGAACAGTTCGCCGACGACCGACTCGAGGACCTGTTCTGA
- a CDS encoding DUF5791 family protein: MFYEQRMAVPETPADLRAEYESDLASIVGRHGVETAAERTSVDRETLEAVRDEASPALSLEAAAEIQALEEDEPDAETIVTMACEHLLLGMSSAVLDVDSVESYLEIDLDAKEVQQKIERRAPMSLEEYVHVQHVIVDQMP, translated from the coding sequence ATGTTCTACGAACAGCGAATGGCCGTTCCGGAGACGCCGGCCGACCTGCGGGCGGAGTACGAGTCGGATCTCGCGTCAATCGTCGGCCGCCACGGCGTCGAGACGGCCGCCGAGCGAACGAGCGTCGACCGCGAGACGCTCGAGGCGGTGCGCGACGAGGCGTCGCCGGCGCTGTCGCTCGAAGCGGCCGCGGAGATCCAGGCGCTCGAGGAGGACGAACCGGACGCGGAGACGATCGTGACGATGGCCTGCGAGCACCTGCTGCTGGGGATGTCCTCGGCCGTCCTCGACGTCGACTCGGTCGAGAGCTACCTCGAGATCGACCTCGACGCGAAGGAGGTCCAGCAGAAGATCGAACGGCGAGCGCCGATGTCCCTCGAGGAGTACGTCCACGTTCAGCACGTCATCGTCGACCAGATGCCGTAG
- a CDS encoding glycosyltransferase family protein — translation MEYVQERIATLHDLGGTAAPGGLERNPVAETAVVVPMTGRELESPAAARVLSELEALEPAAVFVPVRASPGRIEPFREWLESFALPIRPLWCNAPDLEALLVDAGLAGRTGKGHDVWLALGPAAETAKYVVVHDADARSYEADHVRRLLAPLTMEFAFSKGYYARVEQGQLYGRLFRLFYAPLLRTLSASHDAPVLEYFGAFRYALAGEFAMRAELAERLRPPRAWGLEVGTLGDAFDYAGFAETAQVDLGRHEHDHRAVAGEAGLEGMSREVAAELLRVLEEHGVAPDYESLPARYRTTGRELIEQYRADAAFNGLAYDPAGERDQLERYAGSIAPPGPDRRLPRWTNAPITSRAVVEAARPRLERPVDSTSDD, via the coding sequence ATGGAGTACGTCCAGGAGCGAATCGCGACGCTCCACGATCTCGGCGGCACAGCGGCTCCCGGTGGCCTCGAGCGCAACCCTGTCGCCGAGACGGCCGTGGTCGTTCCGATGACCGGTCGGGAACTCGAGAGCCCGGCCGCCGCGCGCGTGCTCTCGGAACTCGAGGCGCTCGAGCCGGCCGCCGTGTTCGTTCCCGTACGCGCTTCGCCCGGCCGTATCGAGCCGTTCCGCGAGTGGCTCGAGTCGTTCGCGCTGCCGATCCGTCCGCTCTGGTGTAACGCGCCCGACCTCGAGGCGCTGCTGGTCGACGCCGGACTCGCCGGGCGGACTGGAAAGGGCCACGACGTCTGGCTCGCGCTCGGCCCCGCGGCCGAGACCGCGAAGTACGTCGTGGTTCACGACGCCGACGCTCGAAGTTACGAGGCCGACCACGTTCGCCGGCTGCTCGCGCCCCTGACGATGGAGTTCGCCTTCTCGAAGGGGTACTACGCGCGCGTCGAGCAGGGACAGCTCTACGGCCGACTGTTCCGGCTGTTCTACGCGCCGTTGCTCCGAACGCTCTCGGCGAGTCACGACGCACCCGTTCTCGAGTACTTCGGCGCGTTTCGGTACGCGCTGGCCGGGGAGTTCGCGATGCGGGCCGAACTCGCCGAGCGACTCCGGCCGCCGCGAGCGTGGGGGCTCGAGGTGGGAACGCTGGGCGACGCCTTCGACTACGCCGGCTTCGCGGAAACCGCGCAGGTCGACCTCGGCCGCCACGAGCACGACCACCGCGCCGTCGCGGGCGAGGCGGGTCTCGAGGGGATGAGCCGCGAGGTGGCGGCCGAGCTGTTGCGCGTCCTGGAGGAGCACGGCGTCGCCCCCGACTACGAGAGCCTGCCGGCCCGATACCGCACCACGGGTCGAGAGCTGATCGAGCAGTACCGGGCGGACGCGGCGTTCAACGGACTCGCGTACGACCCAGCCGGGGAGCGCGACCAGCTCGAGCGCTACGCCGGCTCGATCGCTCCGCCGGGTCCCGACCGTCGGCTCCCGCGCTGGACGAACGCACCGATCACATCGCGGGCGG
- a CDS encoding carbohydrate kinase family protein, which produces MSDALAERLESEFAAERKRIVSLPDGSVDHCYRVTGVEGDPLDSRAELGRHLLDDGETFPLERLEVRPGGQAVNASIQVDALGDDAALAGHLDHSVLADLPFETHSMGTPTTIRVLAFDGEECLFPERTERFAEWGVDDLLSVIDWTELADADALCCGNWVSFRGLTEVFERLATRSVDCPLVLDPGAIGLAERAAITDLFDALAAADDSLEVALSVSRSEYESAAEVVGVSGADPTATLSALRSALEITAVVFHGADEAIAATRAGTTRVETLEVDDPQLAIGAGDRFSGGLACALARKWPWDDALALGNAWPHTSSRPGRREIARR; this is translated from the coding sequence GTGAGCGACGCCCTCGCCGAACGACTCGAGAGCGAGTTCGCCGCGGAGCGAAAGCGAATCGTCTCGCTACCCGACGGCAGCGTGGACCACTGCTATCGCGTCACGGGTGTCGAGGGCGACCCCCTCGACTCCAGGGCCGAACTCGGTCGCCACCTGCTCGATGACGGCGAGACGTTCCCGCTCGAGCGCCTCGAGGTCCGCCCCGGCGGGCAGGCTGTCAACGCGTCGATCCAGGTCGACGCGCTCGGTGACGACGCGGCGCTCGCTGGTCACCTGGATCACTCCGTCCTCGCCGATCTGCCGTTCGAGACCCACTCGATGGGGACGCCGACGACGATCCGCGTCCTCGCGTTCGACGGCGAGGAGTGCCTGTTTCCGGAGCGAACGGAGCGATTCGCGGAGTGGGGAGTAGACGACCTCCTGTCCGTCATCGACTGGACGGAACTCGCCGACGCGGACGCGCTCTGCTGCGGAAACTGGGTCTCCTTTCGCGGCCTCACCGAGGTCTTCGAACGTCTCGCAACGCGTTCCGTCGACTGTCCCCTCGTTCTCGACCCCGGAGCGATCGGACTGGCGGAGCGCGCGGCGATCACGGACCTGTTCGACGCACTCGCCGCGGCGGACGACTCGCTCGAGGTCGCGTTGAGCGTGAGTCGAAGCGAGTACGAATCGGCCGCCGAAGTCGTCGGCGTCTCCGGCGCCGATCCGACCGCCACGCTCTCGGCGTTGCGATCGGCGCTCGAGATCACCGCGGTCGTCTTCCACGGCGCCGACGAGGCGATTGCGGCGACGAGAGCGGGAACGACTCGAGTGGAAACGCTCGAGGTCGACGATCCACAGCTCGCGATCGGTGCGGGCGATCGGTTCTCGGGTGGACTCGCGTGTGCGCTCGCTCGCAAGTGGCCGTGGGACGACGCGCTCGCGCTCGGCAACGCCTGGCCTCACACTTCGTCGCGACCGGGGAGACGGGAGATCGCTCGGCGCTGA